In Rhodobacter xanthinilyticus, a single window of DNA contains:
- a CDS encoding ABC transporter permease, with amino-acid sequence MTLALKDIRHSLFRFVLTCFGLGLLMTVVLAMIGIYNGLVSDALAAVKSPRADLWIVEANTQGPFAEASALPASTRDAVARLPGIAEAGAITYQTIEARHGAQTLRLYVIGYERGHPGGPPTLVDGRGLGRSHYELVADRKSGLTVGDTIRLGRNRFSVVGLTENAMNSGGDPAVFMTLSDAMALQSELDPAAERVRAARGAAAPDTSTVAAVIARIEPDADVTRVAATIRQWKHLGALTQAQQEELLLASVVDRARRQIGLFLGILLSVSAVVIALIIYTMTMEKLKQIATLKLIGAPDRTILGLIVQQALILGASGWAIGLSLILLVKDNFPRRVVLEPTNALVLFGIIIFVCILASGLGIRAALKVDPATALGG; translated from the coding sequence ATGACGCTCGCGCTCAAGGACATCCGGCACAGCCTGTTTCGTTTTGTCCTGACCTGCTTTGGGTTAGGGCTGTTGATGACCGTCGTGCTGGCGATGATCGGGATCTATAATGGTCTGGTGTCGGATGCGCTTGCTGCGGTGAAGTCCCCGCGCGCAGATCTCTGGATCGTCGAGGCGAACACTCAGGGGCCCTTTGCCGAGGCCTCTGCGTTGCCCGCCTCGACCCGTGATGCGGTTGCGCGCCTTCCGGGGATCGCCGAGGCAGGCGCGATCACCTATCAGACGATCGAGGCCCGGCACGGGGCGCAGACGCTCCGGCTATATGTCATCGGTTACGAGCGCGGCCATCCCGGAGGCCCTCCCACTCTCGTCGACGGGCGGGGCCTAGGGCGCAGTCATTACGAATTGGTCGCCGATCGCAAGTCGGGGCTTACGGTCGGAGATACGATCCGTCTGGGACGCAACCGGTTCAGCGTCGTGGGGCTGACGGAAAATGCGATGAATTCCGGCGGCGATCCCGCGGTCTTCATGACCTTGTCCGATGCGATGGCCCTGCAAAGCGAGCTCGATCCCGCCGCCGAGAGGGTCCGGGCCGCGCGCGGGGCGGCTGCGCCTGATACCAGCACAGTGGCCGCGGTCATCGCGCGGATCGAGCCGGATGCCGATGTCACGCGGGTTGCGGCAACGATCCGGCAATGGAAACATTTGGGCGCTCTGACCCAGGCGCAGCAAGAAGAGCTGTTGCTCGCGTCGGTCGTGGATCGCGCGCGCCGCCAGATCGGGCTGTTTCTGGGGATATTGCTCAGCGTCTCGGCCGTGGTGATCGCGCTGATCATCTATACCATGACGATGGAGAAGCTAAAACAGATCGCGACGCTCAAGCTGATCGGCGCGCCGGATCGCACGATCCTCGGTCTGATCGTGCAGCAAGCCTTGATCCTGGGCGCCTCGGGGTGGGCGATCGGGCTGTCGCTGATCCTGCTGGTGAAAGACAATTTTCCGCGTCGGGTGGTTCTGGAGCCAACCAACGCTTTGGTGCTTTTCGGGATCATCATCTTCGTTTGCATCCTGGCATCCGGATTGGGAATCCGCGCCGCGCTCAAGGTCGATCCGGCGACCGCGCTCGGAGGCTGA
- a CDS encoding nitrate reductase subunit beta: MLYDADKIVEAANAADKMDLYDAQLGVFLDPKDPAVIAEAQKQGIPQDWIKAAQESPIWKMAMEWKVAFPLHPEYRTLPMVWYIPPLSPIQNAAEAGAIGMDGAMPDVKNLRIPLRYLANMLTAGDEKPIARALERMLAMRAYMRAKSVDGVIDEAVAARVGLSGQVIEDMYRIMALADYEDRFVIPTTHREQVEEAYDLRGGCGFTDSNGCSTGISKASLFGGSKKPLKMPQEVR, encoded by the coding sequence ATGCTCTATGACGCCGACAAGATCGTCGAGGCGGCGAACGCGGCCGACAAGATGGATCTCTATGACGCGCAGCTCGGCGTGTTCCTTGACCCCAAAGACCCTGCCGTCATCGCCGAGGCGCAAAAGCAGGGCATTCCGCAAGACTGGATCAAGGCCGCCCAGGAAAGCCCGATCTGGAAGATGGCGATGGAGTGGAAGGTCGCCTTCCCGTTGCACCCCGAATACCGGACGCTTCCGATGGTGTGGTACATCCCCCCGCTCTCTCCGATCCAGAACGCCGCCGAGGCGGGGGCCATCGGGATGGATGGCGCCATGCCGGACGTGAAGAACCTGCGCATCCCGCTGCGCTATCTCGCCAACATGCTGACGGCAGGCGACGAAAAGCCGATCGCCCGCGCCCTGGAGCGCATGCTGGCCATGCGCGCCTACATGCGAGCCAAGAGTGTCGATGGTGTGATCGACGAGGCCGTCGCCGCACGCGTCGGGCTCTCGGGCCAAGTCATCGAGGACATGTATCGCATCATGGCGCTGGCCGATTACGAGGACCGATTCGTCATTCCCACTACGCATCGTGAACAGGTCGAGGAAGCCTATGATCTGCGGGGCGGCTGCGGCTTCACCGATAGCAACGGATGCTCCACCGGCATCTCCAAGGCGTCGCTGTTCGGTGGCTCCAAGAAGCCGCTCAAGATGCCGCAGGAGGTGCGCTGA
- a CDS encoding carbonic anhydrase — MLETLLARNIAWAAARNEADPGYFARLAALQAPEFFWIGCSDSRVPANVVAGLDPGEVFVHRNIANVVHSADLNLLSALEFAVETLKVQEIIVCGHYGCGGVKAATEDLPHGLSDHWLEPIRRLARAFAVDLAACSSDETRRDKLAELNVVEGVKRVSETPILQNAWSRGADVRVHGLIYGLKDGRLRDLDCSTGPGHFVERTRP, encoded by the coding sequence ATGCTGGAAACGTTGCTTGCACGAAACATCGCATGGGCAGCGGCGCGCAATGAGGCCGATCCCGGCTATTTTGCGCGCCTTGCCGCGTTGCAGGCTCCGGAATTCTTCTGGATTGGTTGCTCGGACAGCCGCGTCCCGGCCAATGTCGTTGCGGGCCTCGATCCCGGGGAGGTCTTCGTGCACCGCAACATTGCGAATGTGGTGCATTCTGCGGATCTCAACCTCCTGTCTGCTCTGGAATTCGCCGTCGAGACGTTGAAGGTGCAAGAAATAATCGTCTGCGGACACTACGGCTGCGGCGGGGTCAAGGCCGCAACCGAAGACCTGCCGCACGGGTTGTCCGATCACTGGCTCGAGCCAATCCGGCGCCTTGCACGCGCTTTCGCCGTGGACCTCGCGGCCTGCAGCAGCGATGAAACGCGCCGCGACAAGTTGGCCGAGCTGAACGTCGTCGAAGGCGTAAAACGGGTGTCCGAGACCCCGATTTTGCAAAATGCATGGTCCCGCGGTGCGGATGTGCGCGTGCACGGACTGATCTACGGCTTGAAGGATGGCAGGTTGCGGGACCTCGATTGCTCCACTGGGCCGGGCCACTTCGTCGAAAGGACAAGGCCATGA
- a CDS encoding NnrS family protein, producing the protein MRTWNGPALLTFGFRPFFLGAGLWAASAMTLWLLMLSGAAELPIRFDPV; encoded by the coding sequence ATGCGGACCTGGAACGGTCCAGCCCTCCTGACCTTTGGGTTTCGCCCCTTCTTTCTCGGGGCCGGACTATGGGCTGCGAGTGCGATGACGCTGTGGCTCCTGATGCTCTCAGGTGCGGCGGAGCTACCGATACGCTTCGATCCCGTGTGA
- a CDS encoding ABC transporter ATP-binding protein, producing the protein MAIGDLLVEVSGVAKHYGEGEARVDALRAVDLQIRAGEVVAMLGPSGSGKTTLLNIIGCIVDPSAGRLVLDGETVFDGRWLRGNLRRLRLDKIGFIFQAHNLLPFLTAEENVALVLDLAGSTPAASKARARDLLEYLEVGHRARVKPAHLSGGEAQRVAIARALANRPRIILADEPTAALDSVRAQLVMDLLRKLAVEQEACILTVTHDEKIFDRFDRLIHLRDGRLSTE; encoded by the coding sequence ATGGCGATCGGTGATCTTCTCGTCGAGGTGTCGGGTGTGGCCAAGCATTACGGCGAGGGCGAAGCCCGCGTCGATGCCCTGCGCGCGGTCGATTTGCAGATCCGTGCGGGCGAGGTGGTGGCGATGCTCGGCCCCTCGGGCTCGGGCAAGACCACGCTGCTCAATATCATCGGCTGCATCGTCGATCCCTCGGCCGGCCGGCTTGTGCTCGATGGCGAAACAGTGTTCGACGGCCGGTGGCTGCGCGGCAACCTGCGGCGCCTGCGTCTGGACAAGATCGGCTTCATCTTTCAGGCGCACAACCTGCTTCCCTTCCTCACCGCCGAGGAGAATGTCGCGCTGGTGCTCGATCTGGCGGGATCGACGCCGGCTGCGTCGAAAGCCCGCGCGCGCGACTTGCTGGAGTATCTCGAGGTGGGGCATCGGGCGCGGGTCAAGCCTGCCCATCTGTCGGGCGGCGAAGCGCAGCGCGTTGCGATTGCGCGCGCATTGGCGAACCGGCCGCGGATCATTCTTGCCGACGAGCCGACGGCGGCCCTCGATTCCGTAAGGGCGCAACTCGTGATGGATTTGCTGCGCAAGCTCGCCGTCGAGCAGGAGGCCTGCATTCTCACCGTGACCCATGACGAGAAAATCTTCGACCGCTTCGATCGGCTGATCCATCTGCGCGATGGGCGCCTGAGCACGGAGTAA
- a CDS encoding peptidylprolyl isomerase — protein sequence MNAQLYPDLVVNGELVPHSVVANEAQNHPAPSGKPGIAWRQAANAVAMRTLLLQEARQRGIRAEPAEVGPGRFETGEEALIRGLLDAEVEVSAPTEDDIRREWARDPGRFRSPPLWEVSHILCACDPRNENERVAARARAAGLLARVAEDPGRFARLASAHSDCGSKSSGGTLGQLGPGDTVPEFEAALRKMKEGEISSKPVLTRHGWHVIRMDAIAEGAVLPFGTVRSKIAEAMEKAAWARNARAFADRLVASAQISGAELGRRAPGEKS from the coding sequence ATGAACGCACAGCTCTATCCCGATCTTGTCGTCAATGGCGAGCTCGTCCCCCATTCGGTGGTGGCCAACGAAGCGCAGAACCATCCGGCGCCCTCCGGGAAACCCGGCATTGCCTGGCGCCAGGCGGCGAATGCGGTCGCCATGCGCACGCTTCTCCTGCAGGAGGCCCGGCAGCGCGGGATACGGGCGGAACCGGCCGAGGTCGGGCCGGGACGCTTTGAAACCGGGGAAGAGGCCCTCATCCGGGGCCTTCTCGACGCCGAGGTCGAGGTATCCGCGCCAACCGAGGACGACATCCGCAGGGAATGGGCGCGCGACCCCGGGCGGTTTCGTTCCCCGCCGCTCTGGGAGGTTTCCCATATCCTCTGCGCCTGTGATCCCCGAAACGAGAACGAACGCGTGGCGGCCCGGGCGCGGGCGGCAGGTCTTCTCGCCCGTGTGGCAGAAGACCCCGGACGTTTCGCGCGGCTGGCATCGGCGCACAGCGACTGCGGATCGAAATCGTCGGGTGGCACGCTCGGACAACTCGGACCGGGGGACACCGTGCCCGAGTTCGAAGCGGCTCTGCGCAAGATGAAGGAAGGTGAAATCAGTTCGAAGCCAGTCCTCACACGGCACGGTTGGCACGTGATCCGCATGGACGCCATCGCCGAGGGGGCGGTGCTCCCCTTTGGAACCGTGCGATCGAAGATTGCTGAGGCCATGGAAAAAGCGGCTTGGGCGCGCAACGCCCGGGCATTCGCGGATCGGCTCGTCGCCTCTGCCCAGATATCCGGAGCCGAGCTTGGACGCCGCGCCCCAGGAGAGAAATCATGA
- the narI gene encoding respiratory nitrate reductase subunit gamma produces the protein MNDFFFGIYPYIALSIMIVGSIARYDRDPFTWKSSSSQLLRRKQLMVGSILFHIGVLFIFFGHFFGLLVPHQVYEAIGIHAEAKQLLAAIAGGIAGIVAIIGALMLAHRRLTEPRIRDTSSFWDITILLMLVAQLALGLISVPYSIATAEHGSVINFMNWAQGVFTFQSGNAAHIADEPLIYKLHIVLGLTIFLVFPFTRLVHILSGFAAPVRYLLTRTGYQIVRSRRQAPRHPAE, from the coding sequence ATGAACGATTTCTTCTTTGGCATATATCCCTATATCGCCCTCTCGATCATGATCGTCGGCTCGATCGCCCGATATGACCGGGACCCGTTCACCTGGAAATCCTCGTCCAGTCAGTTGCTGCGGCGCAAGCAACTGATGGTCGGGTCTATCCTGTTTCATATCGGCGTCCTGTTCATTTTCTTCGGACACTTCTTCGGCCTCCTGGTCCCGCACCAGGTCTACGAGGCGATCGGCATTCACGCCGAAGCCAAGCAATTGCTGGCTGCAATCGCTGGCGGCATTGCCGGTATCGTCGCGATCATCGGCGCGCTGATGCTGGCGCACCGTCGGCTGACGGAGCCGCGGATCCGCGACACCTCCAGCTTCTGGGACATCACGATCTTGCTGATGCTGGTGGCGCAGCTCGCCCTTGGCCTGATCAGCGTCCCCTATTCCATCGCCACCGCCGAACATGGCAGCGTGATCAACTTCATGAACTGGGCTCAGGGTGTCTTCACCTTCCAGAGCGGCAATGCCGCGCATATCGCGGATGAGCCGCTGATCTACAAGCTGCACATCGTTCTGGGGCTGACGATCTTCCTCGTCTTCCCCTTCACCCGGCTGGTGCACATTCTCTCGGGGTTTGCGGCGCCCGTGCGGTATCTGCTGACCCGCACCGGCTATCAGATCGTGCGCTCACGCCGTCAGGCGCCGCGCCATCCGGCGGAGTAA
- a CDS encoding DUF2478 domain-containing protein, with the protein MKIGYTMAPGRGDTNLMLHRLASSLIQQGYRPVGTVQINAERESAGPCDMDVKVLPEGVTIRISQSLGAASRGCRLDPAALETAVGLVEAELAKGADCLIVNKFGKHEAEGRGFRPIIATALAADIPILVGLNALNKEAFLEFAGEFAFALPPEFPALDAWLRTHLEARTTAA; encoded by the coding sequence ATGAAGATCGGATATACGATGGCACCTGGGCGCGGCGATACGAATCTGATGCTGCATCGTCTGGCGTCTTCCCTGATCCAACAGGGCTACCGCCCGGTCGGGACGGTTCAAATCAATGCCGAGCGCGAAAGCGCCGGTCCCTGCGACATGGACGTCAAGGTGCTACCCGAGGGCGTGACGATCCGCATCTCGCAGTCTCTGGGCGCGGCCTCTAGGGGATGCCGTCTCGACCCGGCGGCGCTTGAAACAGCGGTGGGCCTTGTGGAAGCCGAGCTCGCCAAGGGGGCCGATTGCCTGATCGTGAACAAGTTCGGCAAGCACGAAGCCGAAGGGCGCGGTTTCCGTCCGATTATCGCGACCGCACTTGCTGCGGACATCCCGATCCTGGTCGGCCTCAATGCGTTGAACAAAGAGGCTTTCTTGGAGTTTGCGGGTGAGTTCGCTTTCGCTTTGCCACCCGAGTTTCCGGCGCTGGACGCCTGGCTGAGGACGCATCTGGAGGCGCGCACGACGGCCGCCTGA
- the ubiV gene encoding ubiquinone anaerobic biosynthesis protein UbiV codes for MTKLTLGPIAYHWSTEARRAFYARIADEAPIDEVYLGEVICSKRAPFHEADLPAIIERLQRGGKTVILSSLAEVMLKRERKATADLAAMDTPEIEINNAAGLFARGQRPHRVGPFMNAYNEATIAWMAGQGATHVCLPAELPAPSIAVAAEAARALGLGVEVQVFGRASLAVSARCYHARAHGRTKDNCQFVCEDDPDGMPLRTTDDRPILRVNGIQTQSESYIDLLPEAAQMITQGVTHLRLMPQAVDMVAVAALFRDVLDGTRAPGAAETILRELCDGVSFSNGFFYGQAGYRRIAAAAPA; via the coding sequence ATGACGAAATTGACCCTTGGCCCGATCGCCTATCACTGGTCCACCGAGGCGCGGCGCGCGTTCTACGCGCGCATTGCCGACGAGGCGCCGATCGACGAGGTCTATCTGGGGGAGGTGATCTGCTCCAAGCGCGCACCGTTTCACGAAGCCGATCTACCCGCGATCATCGAACGGCTGCAACGGGGCGGCAAGACGGTGATCCTGTCGTCGCTGGCCGAGGTGATGCTGAAGCGCGAACGCAAGGCCACGGCCGACCTCGCCGCAATGGACACCCCCGAGATCGAGATCAACAACGCGGCGGGTCTGTTTGCCCGGGGCCAGCGCCCGCATCGCGTCGGTCCGTTCATGAATGCCTACAACGAGGCGACGATCGCCTGGATGGCGGGGCAGGGGGCCACGCATGTCTGTCTGCCCGCGGAGTTGCCCGCGCCCTCGATCGCCGTTGCGGCGGAGGCCGCGCGTGCGCTTGGCCTTGGGGTCGAGGTGCAGGTCTTCGGCAGGGCTTCGCTCGCGGTCTCGGCGCGATGCTATCACGCGCGTGCCCATGGTCGGACCAAGGACAATTGCCAGTTCGTTTGCGAGGACGATCCCGACGGCATGCCGCTGCGCACCACCGATGACCGCCCGATTCTGCGCGTCAACGGCATTCAGACCCAGTCGGAAAGCTACATCGACCTGCTGCCCGAAGCCGCTCAGATGATCACACAGGGAGTCACCCATCTGCGGCTGATGCCTCAGGCGGTGGACATGGTTGCGGTGGCGGCGCTGTTTCGGGATGTTCTGGACGGCACCCGCGCGCCGGGAGCCGCGGAAACCATTCTGCGCGAGCTGTGCGACGGAGTTTCGTTTTCCAACGGCTTCTTCTATGGCCAGGCAGGGTATCGGCGCATTGCCGCCGCGGCCCCGGCCTGA
- a CDS encoding IS3 family transposase (programmed frameshift): MRKSRFTEAQIIGMIKEQEAGLPTSELCRKHGLSPATFYKLKAKYGGMDLSDAKRLKQLEDENAKLKRLLADAMLDNVVLKDPLGKALTTPVQRRDAVLRAMRDHPISQRRACVLIGVDPKTVRRDRPPDNPEIREAMHKIVEKRRRFGYRRVGILLERKGMIMNEKKLYRIYREEGLSVRRRRGRKRARGSRTPMPVPLRPNQRWSLDFLSDTFGACRKFRILAVNDDRCRENLALIADTSISGARVARELDALVRIYGKPACIVSDNGTEFTSKAILKWANENGVEWHYIDPGKPQQNGFIESFNGSLRDECLNEEIFDSLADARRKLALWRYDYNNVRPHSSLANKTPAEARRALEQSEGSAPGALATPETNQYHPQGLSS, from the exons ATGAGGAAAAGCCGGTTCACCGAGGCGCAGATTATCGGGATGATCAAGGAGCAGGAGGCGGGTTTGCCGACTTCCGAGCTTTGCCGGAAGCACGGGTTGAGCCCCGCGACGTTCTACAAGCTCAAGGCGAAGTATGGCGGGATGGACCTGTCGGACGCCAAGCGGCTGAAGCAGCTCGAGGACGAGAACGCGAAGCTGAAGCGCCTTCTGGCGGATGCGATGCTGGACAACGTGGTTCTGAAGGATC CTCTTGGGAAAGCCCTGACGACACCGGTGCAACGGCGGGACGCGGTGCTGCGGGCGATGAGGGATCATCCGATCTCTCAACGCCGGGCCTGCGTCCTGATCGGTGTCGATCCGAAGACGGTGCGGCGTGACAGGCCGCCCGATAACCCGGAAATCCGTGAGGCGATGCACAAGATCGTCGAGAAGCGCCGTCGCTTCGGCTACCGGCGCGTGGGTATCCTGCTGGAGCGCAAGGGCATGATCATGAACGAAAAGAAGCTCTACCGCATCTACCGGGAAGAGGGCCTGTCGGTGCGTCGACGCCGTGGCCGCAAACGGGCGCGCGGCAGCCGAACGCCGATGCCGGTGCCATTGCGCCCGAACCAGCGGTGGTCTTTGGACTTCCTATCCGACACGTTCGGGGCCTGCCGCAAGTTCCGCATCCTGGCCGTCAACGACGATCGCTGCCGCGAGAACCTTGCCCTGATTGCCGACACCAGCATCTCGGGGGCCAGAGTGGCGCGGGAACTCGATGCGCTGGTCAGGATTTACGGCAAACCCGCTTGCATCGTTTCTGACAATGGCACCGAGTTCACCAGCAAGGCCATCCTGAAATGGGCTAACGAGAACGGCGTCGAATGGCACTACATCGATCCGGGCAAGCCGCAGCAGAACGGATTCATCGAGAGCTTCAACGGCAGCCTGCGCGACGAATGCCTGAACGAGGAGATCTTCGACAGCCTGGCCGATGCCCGCCGCAAGCTGGCACTCTGGCGCTACGACTACAACAACGTCAGGCCGCATTCCTCGCTGGCCAACAAGACCCCGGCAGAAGCGCGCCGGGCGCTTGAGCAATCTGAGGGCTCCGCGCCCGGCGCGCTTGCCACACCCGAAACCAACCAATATCATCCCCAAGGACTCTCGTCATGA
- the narJ gene encoding nitrate reductase molybdenum cofactor assembly chaperone, translated as MSLSPQDRTLKAMSLILSYPTRELQQAMPEISGVLASESRLTAAARRALRPLTSQLATRDLYELQEQYVMLFDRSRALSLNLFEHVHGESRDRGGAMVSLLEAYRDGGYEPATTELPDHLPVLLEFLSTRPFVEAQETLADAAHIFEALTARLVRRESPYAVVFAALFQRSGGAPDQAAVAELLDQPDIDADDLEALDKVWEESEVRFGPDPNGGCPQVRDMLAQMDVPINPAPRATAE; from the coding sequence ATGTCATTGTCGCCTCAAGACCGCACGCTCAAGGCCATGTCCCTGATCCTGAGCTATCCGACGCGGGAACTGCAACAGGCAATGCCCGAAATCAGCGGCGTTCTCGCCTCGGAGTCGCGTCTGACCGCCGCGGCGCGGCGCGCGCTGCGCCCGCTCACGAGCCAGTTGGCGACACGCGACCTCTATGAGCTGCAAGAGCAGTATGTGATGCTGTTTGACCGCTCGCGCGCCTTGTCCCTGAACCTGTTCGAACATGTCCACGGCGAAAGCCGTGACCGGGGTGGCGCGATGGTCTCGCTGCTGGAAGCCTATCGTGACGGCGGGTATGAACCGGCCACCACGGAACTGCCTGATCACCTGCCGGTGTTGCTGGAATTCCTGTCGACGCGTCCCTTTGTCGAAGCACAGGAAACTTTGGCGGACGCGGCGCATATATTCGAGGCCCTGACCGCCCGGCTTGTCCGGCGCGAAAGCCCTTATGCCGTCGTGTTCGCCGCTCTTTTCCAGCGTTCTGGCGGTGCGCCGGATCAGGCCGCGGTTGCCGAGCTTCTGGATCAGCCCGACATCGACGCCGACGACCTCGAAGCACTCGATAAGGTCTGGGAGGAAAGCGAGGTGCGTTTCGGTCCCGACCCGAATGGAGGATGCCCGCAAGTCCGCGACATGCTCGCGCAGATGGATGTTCCGATCAATCCCGCGCCGCGCGCGACGGCCGAGTAA
- a CDS encoding molybdopterin molybdotransferase MoeA, whose product MDEALRRLGEHAHPITGTETEALSLATGRVLADPVLAATMTPPFDSSAMDGYAVDSAALWGEGPWRLPVTQRIPAGADCTGRVTGGTAAQIFTGAPVPLGADAVVPQEHVARDGNLVILNRRPQPGLNIRRAGGDMRPGQTVLEAGSRLGPREIAACAAAGAARVHLIRPVRVALLVTGSEVRPAGANRGAAEIWDINSPMLSSELSRPDIHFIDVMQGADDRTHLRRALADMAKTADLIVTTGGISVGEEDHVKPVLDGLEATAHFSGVAIKPGKPVSFGQIGTASWLGLPGNPLSALVIWHVFGLPLLDILSGRQIAVQRRRHVVAGKPIFRKPGRCEVRPARLMGFDSEGREIVDFGNTVNSAHVADLPGADGLIFIPAETDRLPEGALLEFQPFNRA is encoded by the coding sequence ATGGACGAAGCCTTGCGGCGGCTTGGAGAGCATGCGCACCCCATCACCGGCACAGAGACAGAAGCGCTATCCTTGGCGACCGGGCGCGTCCTTGCAGACCCCGTATTGGCGGCCACGATGACCCCGCCGTTCGACAGTTCCGCAATGGACGGTTATGCAGTCGACAGTGCCGCCCTATGGGGTGAGGGTCCTTGGAGATTGCCTGTCACACAGCGTATTCCAGCCGGTGCAGATTGCACCGGGCGAGTGACCGGTGGGACCGCCGCACAGATCTTCACCGGCGCGCCAGTTCCACTCGGAGCGGATGCCGTGGTGCCCCAGGAGCACGTCGCGCGCGACGGCAATCTGGTGATCCTCAACCGACGTCCCCAACCCGGCCTGAACATTCGCCGTGCCGGCGGTGACATGCGTCCCGGCCAGACCGTTCTGGAGGCGGGATCAAGGCTTGGCCCTCGTGAAATCGCGGCATGTGCCGCTGCGGGTGCCGCCCGCGTGCATCTGATCCGCCCGGTGCGGGTCGCCCTACTCGTCACGGGCAGCGAAGTCCGGCCAGCCGGGGCGAACCGGGGCGCGGCCGAGATTTGGGACATCAACTCGCCGATGCTTTCGTCCGAGCTGTCACGGCCGGACATCCATTTCATCGATGTCATGCAGGGCGCGGACGACCGCACCCATCTGCGCCGGGCCCTTGCCGACATGGCCAAGACCGCGGATCTGATCGTCACGACGGGCGGCATCTCTGTGGGAGAGGAAGATCACGTCAAACCGGTGCTCGACGGGCTGGAAGCGACGGCTCACTTCAGCGGTGTTGCCATCAAGCCGGGCAAACCCGTCAGTTTCGGACAGATCGGGACGGCAAGTTGGCTTGGCCTCCCGGGCAATCCACTGTCGGCATTGGTCATCTGGCATGTCTTCGGATTGCCCCTGCTGGATATCCTTTCGGGGCGGCAGATCGCGGTGCAGAGGCGTCGTCATGTCGTCGCAGGCAAGCCTATCTTCCGCAAACCCGGGCGATGTGAAGTGCGCCCTGCACGCCTCATGGGGTTCGATTCGGAAGGGCGTGAGATCGTGGACTTTGGAAACACCGTCAATTCCGCGCATGTCGCGGACCTGCCCGGCGCGGATGGTTTGATATTCATTCCGGCTGAAACAGACCGGCTGCCCGAAGGCGCATTGCTGGAATTCCAGCCCTTTAACCGAGCATGA
- a CDS encoding hemerythrin domain-containing protein, with product MKNRLSNTRRGDSEQDPTDLDLLQDPLEFIHEDHMHMRAVCELMERISHSSLPDPVEIARLLRFLDHEIGLLIHDEDDELQGMLLVRCAPEDDIGPTLERLKAEHQTLSELCPRLRTVLTEMHDDKRAAKDDEATALRDFADRLRRHLIVENAIVLPIAKARLTGDDIVRLRSAMIRRRIEDMQV from the coding sequence ATGAAGAACCGTCTGTCCAATACCCGACGCGGCGATAGCGAACAGGACCCGACCGATCTGGACCTGCTCCAGGATCCTCTCGAATTCATCCACGAAGATCACATGCATATGCGTGCGGTCTGCGAGTTGATGGAGCGGATTTCGCACAGCTCGCTGCCGGACCCCGTCGAAATCGCGCGGCTGCTGCGCTTCCTCGATCACGAGATCGGGCTCTTGATCCATGACGAGGATGACGAGTTGCAGGGCATGCTGCTGGTCCGGTGCGCCCCGGAAGACGACATCGGGCCAACGCTCGAGCGGCTGAAGGCCGAGCATCAAACGCTGAGCGAGCTGTGCCCGCGCCTGCGGACCGTGCTCACGGAGATGCACGATGATAAGCGAGCTGCCAAAGACGACGAGGCCACCGCGCTGCGCGACTTCGCCGATCGCCTGCGCCGCCATCTCATCGTGGAGAACGCGATCGTCTTGCCGATCGCGAAAGCAAGGCTGACCGGTGATGATATTGTCCGGCTGAGGAGCGCCATGATCCGGCGGCGGATCGAGGATATGCAAGTGTAA